In one window of Pieris brassicae chromosome 10, ilPieBrab1.1, whole genome shotgun sequence DNA:
- the LOC123715660 gene encoding putative nuclease HARBI1 gives MNFELLTSDSDSDLEVLAMLSDWDTSSNSDSSDNMDVEDSNSSEESDDDNTVGGDNGITVYGEKQNGELHSNEENKNKPLKLRRVNYMLTLEDAEFTFTFRLSKTVVEPLLAEIMPYVRVTSARNNGVTPFHQLLLTLRFYAMGTMLSTVAEYVGVAKSTACRVVRDISSAIAMLYDKYVFMHMDGIEKFHSIANFPKVVGVVDCMHVRIDSPRHDIGAEFRNPQGQFSLNVQAICDADLKIMNIAWQSGSYNDTVVFDNSPLKDEFESGHYKDCWLLGDNDFQNRWYLLTPILNPTAESEKRYNDSHAKTRTAIERTFEVWKRRFPVLALTLRVSLPVIHSVITATAVLHNICIINNVVDVPPENVTDEQESGNIDNVASIDNSGLDTDNIDNQMLDAGEHFEPGNYILDEGNALDSQVVTCNQLNANNMYNGIDVKVVDLQDVKDFDRQDDCQNLPRYCFDSNDFDMRGFVVNNYFK, from the exons atgaaTTTCGAATTATTAACTAGCGATAGTGATAGTGATTTAGAAGTTTTAGCTATGTTATCGGATTGGGATACTAGTAGTAATAGTGATAGTTCCGATAACATGGACGTCGAGGATTCAAATAGCTCTGAAGAATCAGATGATGATAATACGGTTGGTGGCGACAATGGTATAACAGTATATGGAGAGAAACAAAATGGTGAATTACATTCaaatgaagaaaataaaaataagcctTTGAAATTACGAAGGGTTAATTACATGCTAACTTTAGAGGATGCCGAATTTACTTTTACGTTTAGATTATCGAAGACGGTTGTAGAGCCTTTGCTTGCTGAAATAATGCCCTATGTTCGCGTTACTTCTGCAAG gaATAATGGTGTAACACCATTCcaccaattattattaacattaaggTTCTATGCAATGGGAACTATGTTGTCAACAGTTGCTGAATATGTGGGAGTAGCTAAATCCACTGCCTGCAGAGTGGTCAGAGATATATCATCTGCTATTGCAATGTTGTAtgataaatatgtattcatgCATATGGACGGAATTGAAAAATTTCATAGTATAGCCAATTTCCCAAAAGTAGTTGGTGTTGTTGATTGTATGCATGTAAGGATAGATTCTCCTC GTCATGACATTGGTGCGGAATTCCGAAATCCTCAAGGACAATTTTCATTGAATGTCCAAGCAATCTGCGATGCTgatcttaaaataatgaatatagcTTGGCAATCCGGCTCTTACAATGACACTGTTGTATTTGACAATTCACCATTAAAGG atgaATTCGAATCTGGACACTATAAAGACTGTTGGTTATTGGGTGACAATGACTTTCAAAACAGATGGTACCTACTCACACCGATTTTAAACCCAACAGCGGAATCGGAGAAGCGTTACAACGATTCTCATGCTAAAACGCGGACTGCAATTGAAag AACTTTTGAAGTATGGAAACGAAGATTTCCCGTACTAGCACTCACTTTAAGAGTATCATTGCCAGTTATACATTCAGTTATAACAGCAACTGCAGTACTGcacaatatttgtattataaataatgtagtgGATGTTCCGCCAGAGAACGTTACAGATGAACAAGAATCTGGAAATATTGATAATGTTGCAAGTATAGACAATTCTGGATTAGATACTGACAACATTGACAATCAAATGTTGGATGCGGGCGAACATTTTGAGCCTGGCAATTATATTTTGGACGAGGGCAATGCTTTGGACAGTCAAGTGGTGACTTGCAATCAATTGAACGCAAACAACATGTACAATGGCATTGATGTAAAAGTTGTCGATTTGCAAGATGTCAAAGATTTTGACAGGCAAGATGATTGCCAAAACCTGCCGAGATACTGTTTTGATTCCAACGATTTCGATATGAGGGGTTttgttgttaataattattttaaatag